From the Rhizobium sp. ARZ01 genome, the window GCGCCAGTGCTGCGGTCACCCCGACGACGACGCTGAGCGCAGTGGCGAAAAGCGCGACGATCAGGCTGTTGGCAAGCGCCCGGAGCATCTGTTCGTTGGAAAGGAAGGCCTCGTACCAGCGGAACGTGAAGCCGGCGAGCGGGAAGGAGGTCACCTTGCTGTCGTTGAACGAGAAGACCGCCAGGATGACGATCGGGATATAAAGAAAGGCAAGCACGGCAAGGCTGACACCGACCAGCCCTCTCTGCCACCATCTCAAGGCTTGCATGGCCTTCTCCTCAGTTCAGATCGACGCGGCCGGCGCGGTCGAGCCGGCTGGACAGTTGCAGGAGGATCAACACCAGCGCGAGCACCAGTGTGGCCAGCGCCGAGCCGAGCGGCCAGTTCAGCGCCGCGCCGAACTGCGTCTGCAACAGGTTCGCCACCATTGTGCCATCAGGCCCACCGACGAGAACCGGTGCGACGAAGTCGCCGAAGGAGAGGCAGAACGTCATGGTCGAGCCCGCGATGACGCCGCCGAGCGACAGCGGGAAGATCACCTTCCAGAACGTCATGAACGGGCCGACGCCGAGGTCTTCGGAGGCCTCGATCAGCCGGCGGGGAATGTTGTCCAGCACGGCAAAGAGCGGCATGACCATGAAGGGGACGAAGATATAGACCAGCGTGATCACCATGGCGGTCTGGTTGTAGAGGAAGAAGTCGAGCGGCGCGCTGACGATGCCGGTCGAGACGAGCAGCGAGTTCAGCGCCCCGTCCGTGCCGAGGATGATTTTCCAAGTATAGGCGCGCAGCAGATAGGACACCCAGAGCGGCACGATCACCGACATGTAGAGCAGGTTGCGCAGGCTCTGCGACTTGACCGTGAAGACGAGGAAATAGGCAAGCGGATAGCCGAGCAGCAGCGCGCCGGCCGTTACCATCGCGGCGATCTTCAGTGTCCTCAAGATAACCGTCGTATACTGCGGATCGCTGAACAGCTGGGCATAGTTGCCGAACTGGAAGTCCGGGTAAAAGAGCGGGAACTGCCGGGTCCAGAAGCTGACGGACACCATGATCGCGTAGGGCACGATCATCAGCAGCAGCACCCAGACGAGCGGCATCGAGAACAGGGCGGCGAAGCCGGCAAATGTCCTGCGGCTCAGGAACATCATCGACGGTCTCCATCGGCAAAGGCAAGGACATCAATCGGGTCGACATGCAATGCCAGCCGCTCGCCGGAGGCAATGACGCCAGATCCCGGAACGGCCACTCGCGAAAGCTCGGCAAAGAGCGGTTTACCGATCCCGTCGGCCGCAAGCTCCACCCGCAGGCGATCGCCATGGAAGAGGCGTTCCAGGACCGCGCAATCCAGCCTGTTCGCCCCGTCGAATGCGACCGTCTGGAAGCGTTCCGGCCGGATGCCCACTGTGACGCGCCGCCCGGCGGAAAGGGCGGCATCGGGGAGCGGACGCCGGCTGCGGATGAGGTGGCCATTGGCGAGCCGGAAGATGGTGAATTCACCCTCGCGGTCTTCGACCGTGGCCTCGAACAGGTTTGTCGCCCCGATGAAGTCGGCAACATACGGCGTGGCGGGGTTGTCGTAGAGTTGCGCGGGCGTGCCGATCTGCGCGATCCGGCCCTGGTTCATGACGACGATCCGGTCGGAGAGGCCGAGCGCCTCGGTCTGGTCGTGCGTCACCATCAGGAAGGTGATGCCCAGCTCCCGGTGAAGGCGTTTCAGTTCCACCTGCATGCCTTCCCGCAGCTTCACGTCGAGCGCTGAAAGCGGTTCGTCGAGAAGCAGGACGCGCGGCCGCCGGACGATGGCACGCGCCATCGCGACGCGCTGGCGCTGCCCCCCGGAAAGCTCGCCGGGCCGGCGGTTGGCCATGCCGCCGAGACCGACCATTTCCAGCGCCTCGCCCACGCGCCTCTTGCGTTCGCCGGCAGGCACGTTGTTGGATTTCACCGAAAGGCCGTAACCGATGTTCTCGGCGACGCTCATGTGGGGAAAGAGCGCATAGTCCTGGAACACGGTGTTGACGGGCCGCCGATACGGTGGGCTCTCGGTCACGTCCTTGCCAGCGATCTCGACACGGCCAGAACTCGCGTGCTCGAAGCCGCCGATCAGCCGCAACGTCGTCGTTTTTCCGCAGCCGGACGGACCGAGCAGGGTGACGAATTCGCCCTCGCCGATTGTGAGGTCAGTGGCGTGCAGCGCCGTAAAGGCGCCATAGCTCTTCATGACGCCCGAAAGCGCCACAATCGGATTGGATGTCATGCGTTCCCCACGTATTCTTTGTTATTGCGTGGTCATTGTGTTCCTGGGGAAGCGCCCCTCCCATCGAGGCGCTTCCGAAAGATAGGATTAGGGCGCAGCCTTGACCGCGTTCCAGGTCTCGAGATACTTGTCGAGACGCTTCGGCTGCTGCCACATGACGAGGCTCTTGACGAACTCGATGTTGTCGACCTGCCGGTCCTTCTTCATCTCGTCGCTCATGCAGCCGGCGACAGCCTTCGGATTGACGGGGAAGTAACCCGTGGATTCGGCAAGGCCGCACTGTCCGTCCGCCGATTGCATGAAGGACATGAATTTGTAGGCGCAGTCCTCGTTCGGCGTGTCCTTGACCAGCATCATCGAGTCCATCCAACCCTCCGCCTTTTCCTTCGGCGTGAACTCGACGACCTCGAAGCCCTTCTTCAGGTTGTTGACGTCCTTGCTGGTGAGGCCGGTCCAGGCGTTCGAGACGTAGACCTCCTGATTGGCCATCAGTTCGGTCAGTTCGCCGGCCGAGGCCCAGTATTTGCGGATGAGCGGCTTTTGCTCGATCAGTTTGGCCTTGACCGCTTCGAGCTGTTCGTCCGTCAGGTCGAAGACATTGTCATAGCCGAGATAGCGGGCGGTCCAGAAGAGCGCCGACTTGTCGTCCCAGAGCGAGACTTTGCCCTTGTTGGCCGGATCGAAAAGGACAGCGATGGAATCCGGCTTCGTCGCGAACTTGTCAGGACGATAGATCAACGACACCGAGCCCCAGATCAGCGGCGCCGCCCAGGTCTCGCCGTCGGCGGCCACGTCGCCATGCTTGGAGAATTCGGGATAGATGCCGTCGAAACCCTCGACCTTCGCCGTGTCGATCGGCGCGACAAAGCCGGCGAGCCGCATCATTGGCACGGTATCGAGCGACGGCGTGATGATGTCATAGACACCACCGCCGGCTGCAAGCTTGGCGGCGAAGTCGTCGTTGGAGCCGACATAGGATGCGCTGACCTTGCACCCGGATGCCTGCTCGAATTTCGGAATGAAACCGTCGGCCGCGTAGCCTTCCCAGGTCAGGATGTTGAGCTCGCCGGCCGAGGCCGCCATCGTCTGGGGCAGCATGGCAACAGTGGCCAAAGCGCCGATCGCGAATTTCTTCAATTTGTGCATTGTCGTAGTTCCCCTTTGGCTTTGATTGTTCATCGTTTCCGTTTGGTCTTGCGGACAAGCGTTGCGATATCGATGCCGAGCGCCTTGGCAGCGCTTCGTTTGCTTCCATTCTCGGCGATGGATTTTTCCAGGATCCAGGTTTCGAATTCCTGGACCAGTTCCCTGAAATTTGCCGGCGACGACGCCTCAATACCGGCGGCTTCAGCCCGAAAGGCGGGCGCCGCCGATACCGGTGCGGTGGGCGCGACGAAGTGGTCCGGCAGCGCCATATCGTCAGCGCTTGCGGCCGCATGCTCAAGAATATTGCGGAGTTCCCTGATATTGCCGGGGTAGGCGTAGTCCAGCAGCCGCTGCCAGAAGCCGTTCGAAAGGTGAAGTGTCGGCTTGCGCCCCAGATTGATCCTCTGGAGCTGTCGCTCGGTCACCGCGCGGATGAGATCGGGTTGGCTGCGTAGCGGCGGCAGTGCCACGGGCACGACAGCGATGCGGTAATAGAGATCGTCGCGGAACCGCCCATCCGCCACGAGGTGCTGAAGCATGCGATTGGTCGAGGTTATCAGCTGGATGCGCACCTGCCGCCTTTGCGCCGAACCGAGCCGGCTGAAGGTCTGCGCTTCCAGAAACGCGACGAGCTTCATTTGCGAGGTCGGCGAAAGATCCGTCACCTGGTCGAGGAAGAGGATACCGCCGTCGGCCGCCTCGACATATCCGAGCTTACCGCGGGTGGAGGTGTCCAGGTTCGAACCGGGCTCGATCCCAAACATTTCGGCATCGAACTGGGCATCCGTCAGCATGCCGCAATTGACATGGACGAACGGCGGCGCTCCCGGCTCGCCCGCCTTGCTGACACGCTTTGCAAATTCGGTCTTGCCCGTTCCGCTTTCGCCGGTGAGAAGTACCGCGCTTCCGCGCTCCAGCGCCATGGAGCCGAGGTTGACCAAGGCCTGCAAGCCCGGCGTTTGCGCGAATGCGTTGTTAGTCGTCGAGACGCCTTCCGTCTGGAAACGGAATTTCTCCAATCCCTCCGCGCCGCGGGCATGACGGCTGGGCTCGCGCATGATCAGAAGCGCGCCATAGGCTCCGCCGTCGGCGGTTCTGAGTACGCTGAGGCTGCCAACGACGTTGCGCTGCGAGTTGAGCGTCCCCGCCAGCTCGGTGCGCTTCAACTGCTGGAGCGCTGTCGCAAGCTTCTGCAGGACCGGTCCCGCCGTCCTTGCCTGCTTGCCGAGATCCGAGCCGACGAGATCGCCCCGGGCGACGTTGAGGAGCAATTCGAGCTTGCTGTTAACCAGCTTGATGGTGCCGTCAGTCTCCAGCAGCGCCGCCCCGTCGGGCAGCGCTTCGAGGAAGCTGACGAATTGCGGATCGTCGATGAAGCCCGGCCGGAGACGCCGATGCGCGAGCGTGGTGATATCGTTGCCGTAGAACTTCATGACGCCACCTCGCTCAGGAGCGCCCGGACCCTGCGCCGTGATTTGCGCCGTGCCGTCAGCACGTAGCGCCGCATCTCGCCTTCGATGCCCGCCACGCGAAAGCGCCAGATGTCGCGGCCATTGTCTGCGGCGATCATCGTCAGGTCGCACTCGCTTTCGCCGTCCTCGTCCTCTAGTGACGCGTGCCGTAGCTTTGACAATGCGTTGCGGGTCTCGACAAAATCCTGGATCGGCCTCCCAAGTGTCTGGTCGGCCGCCCGGCCCCAGGCCGTCTCGGCGGCCGGATTGGCGGCCAGCAAGAGTCCGTCCTCGGCGATGACGAGGATCGGATCCGGGGCGGCGCTCAGGATGTCGAGCATCGCAGTGGCGCGGTCGAAGAGCTGCTGCTCGCGCAGCTTGTGCGGGCCGATATCGCGCGTTGTTCCCCACAGACGGATGAGGAAGCCGTCCTTGATGGCGGCGCGGAAGTCGTTCTCGACCAGCATCTCGCTGCCGTCATGTCGCTGGTCGACCGCTGCGGCATGATCGAGCCGGTAGTTGGAGCGCACGAGGTCGCGCACCATCGCCCGGTTTACCGCGGTGTCCGGGAAGTAGCGCGAAACCGGCTGGGTGTTGAAATCGAGCCCTTCCGGCACGTTGTAGAGGCGCGCCATCGCCTCGTTGCAGGCACGCCAACGGGACTGGTTGGTGAAGATCCGATCGACGATCTCTTCTTCCGCCAATGAAATGTCTACCGGCTCGAGAAACTCGATGCACCAGCAGGCTTCCGTTGCCGCTCCGATCATCTGCGAGAGGATCTCGACGCGTTCGTTCAATTCCGGACCGATACCGAGGGTAGCGGGTGAAAGCACTTGTTTCACCACGGCGAGTCCCCGCGCTCCATCCTGGTAGGCCGTCGCCACCATGGGCACTTCATCATAGGCGGCCGAGTTCATCCATACCGGAAAGCTCGGATCTGCTAGTCGCTCGCCCCTCGCCACAGACTTGATCAGCTGGGCAGAATTGCTGCCATAGATGCGTTCCAGTGCCTGTCCGACAATCTGTTGGGCATCGACGCCCAATTCTCTTGCCTCGCGATCGTTGATCGCTGCGACGCGCCCGTCCTGGTCAATCCAGTCGATCAGCAGCCCGCCGGGAGCCGTCGATTCTGGCCGTGGATCAGTCATTCGTGGTTCCATTCATGCGATGTGGTTGGTTCAAACCCATCATCTCCCCTGCATGACTGCTGACGAAAGTGCAGCGATCCAGCCACAAGCGGCATCAAAGACAAGCAAGCAAACCAGATTAACGCGAAAAACCCCGAATCCGATCTGAAAATTAGCATTTCCGCATCATAATGCTGCAAAAATGCGCACATATCTTTGATGAGGAGCTGCTGACACAGCTGCAAGGCTCGAAGAGAAGGAATGCGGGTTCGTCGCTCTGCGGGATCTGAACGCAATGTACCAAGCTAGTTTTTGTCCATCGCAGACAGCAATGTTGCCCGCATCTCGTCGGCAACCTCTTTCAGAACCGTTGTGAATTTTTCCGCAACGGTTGAGCCAGCCTTTCGGGCCGGCCAAACGGCGAGCGCATCGCCCCCCGCCATCCCTACGATGTTATTGATTTTCGGCGGAACGCGGTCAGGGTTTGCTCGCCTTGCCGGCAAGCGAAGACGAGCGGCACGTGCCACCAGTCGTAAGTGCATGGCCTACAAACGTCGAGACGCCAGTCGACAACTCGATGGCTGCTCGCGTGGCCGTTTTTCACCGACCGTCCTGAGCTGCACTTGCACCTCGCAGCTGCTGCTGGGGCCGATCTGTCGTGGTTGCCCAGAACAATCGCCTGCACGCAATAGTCGCATCGCGAAGGCAATCGATCCTCAATAGCATGAGCGACTTCAGCGTGGCCCGTCTAGTTCGAGGACCGAACTGCTCCTCAGCCCAGAACTTGGCGTGTATAGGCGGCGCGAGATGTCGACCTGAAGCGCCGAATCTGCTGTCCTCGCTTCAGACAAGGGAGATGAGTTGATGTCGCCGGTTCTATTCGCCGCTGCGTTCGCAGCGGTCACAGCGCAGCCGACCGTGGAGGAGCTCCAGGCCGATTTCGAAACGGCGCGGCCGTGTTATGCGTTGATCGACGGTCGCGAGGTCTGGGAAGGCAAAAAGGCTTTCTTCATTTCATCGTACACAAAGGAGGCTGCGGAACTTGACCCCGACCTAGTGGGCGCGGACGCCGTTCTCCGCGATGACAACTCCTTAGATGTTATTGGCGAGTTCGAGGCGGCTTGCACGGACTAGCGGTGGCCTGGGGTCCGGGCCGCGAGTTGATGGCTGAGGGCATTGCCTTCTAGGACCAGCCGGAGGCTGTCGTAGATCATCAAAGCTAGAGACAATCGACCTGCCCACGGTGGAAGAGCCGAAATGTAAGCCGGCGAAGATGCGTGGTGTCGCGCGAAACAGCGATCGACCGGATGTTCAAACGCCGCGACTATGGGTGGGCAGGGGGCAGTGTCATGGGGGTGCGTCGTGCAGCGCACGATATCCGTCACCAGCGTCAGATCGACAAGGCCACTGGCGATACCGTCGCTGCCTATTTGCTGCCTGGCTATTTTAAGATCGACAGGGGTAAACACTAAGTCTTTGAAAAGTTTGGTGGGTGATCACGGGCTCGAACCGTGGACCCGCTGATTAAGAGTCCCATCGTATCTACAATGAAAACAGACCCTTACAGCAAAAGCACCTGTAAAATGCGGCTCAAAAAAGCTCAACGTTTTCAGTTTCGTCAAGATCAAATTGTAAAATGAAATCCACCGTTTTCGACGTCTGTGGACAAGGTATCCTTGCGCGCGAAACATTACGGATGGATACCATGCCCATGACCGACGACGAAGGCCCCCGCCCCCGCTACCAATGGATCAAGGACCGTGACGAAGATCGCCTGTTCGCCGGCTGGGTTGGCAAGCGCAAATTCGGCCGGCTGCTGAACCCATCGAACAACCCGAGCAAATGGGACTGGAACCTTGTCTGCCTGGCTGGCGTCAGGGATTTCGGTCGGCTGGGGAATGCATGGTACGGGTCCGAGGATACCGCACGCCTTGCTGCTAAGGCTTGTGAAGACGCCTATGATGCCGCGATGGCAGGAACCCTATTCGGGATGACGCCGGAGGACGTAGAAGCCATCCACGAGCACGAGCGATTCATGAAGGCGAGACGGGGATGAGTGACGACAAACACAGCACCAAGACGGACAACATCCACGAGGAGCACTATTGCCAGCACCCGGGCTGTAAGAAGTGGGGGATGTTCGGCTATGACCGCGGCAAGGGTGCGACGGATTGGTGGTGCTTTGAGCACAGGCCGGAAGAGCGGGCATGAAGCACGACCCTTGGTGGATCTATGCGCTCATCGTCGGAGTTGGCATCACGACGATCGCCGGCATGGTGATTAAGACCGGGCAACTGGTCGGGTGGTGGTGATCAGGCGCTGCCGGCACCACTCAACAACGTGGCTTTCGCCCCTTGGCTCCTCAGGACCACCAACCCACCCCAAGAAGTGGGTAGCCACATCTGGCTATCGCCCTGATTGCGGGTATTGCGTATTATTTGGTTGTGGCGCCTCCCTACGCCACTACCCCAACTGTACTTGCCCAGCGTACCGCACACGCTGGGCTTTTTCTTGGGCGTGCACCTTACCCGACCTTCGCCCCGAACCACCGCATGAACAGCACGTCTGCACCAGCGGGCCAAGCTAGGCGTAACAAAGTGTAAATAAGGCACGGCTAAATTATCATTGTTCGCGGATATGCGAATTGCTTGCGTATGAGACAGCAAGTAGCCCGGCAGCGCTTCGTGTTGTTGCCGGGCGCTATCACAAAGGTTTCAGCATGATCCGCGACTTCGTGCTCTATTTCTTCGTTATAGGCGGCGCGATTGCCGCGGTTGCGTCCATGGTTATCAATACCGGGCAGTTGGTCGGGTGGTGGTAATAAATCGCTCGAACGGTGCGCGATTGACTATCGCATCGATGGCACGATAGGCGTATATGACGAGTGCGGTGGATCCGGCGAAGAGCCCCACGCCGGCCCGCGCTGGGGTGGCCCATGAGCGGCGAGCACCGTGTTAAAGCCCATTTTGTCATTGCGCGCGCCAATCGAATGGGATTCGAGATGCTTGCCCGCCGACAGGGCAAAAATGTCAGATACAGGGTCCTTCACTGCGCCACCGACGCCGTTGTCCTTGGCATGTACTATGATGCCACTCTGACGGAGATTGATGCTTATCTCGATCGCTACGAAGCGACGATCTCAGAAATGGGTGGGAAAGCGGACATGTCGCCGATACTCAAACACTGACCAAAGTCCGCAAGGGAAGTCAGCGGCCTGCGAACCCCTGGGGCACGTTGGTAACGACACATCCGCAAATAAATCATAGCTTAGTCTCCGGTGGCGACAACTTGAACGAATGTCGTAACAACTACCCCACTTTCGCCCCGAACCATTTCATAAACAGAACCTCTGCGCCGCGCGGTCCCAGATAGGCAAGTGCCGCGACAAGCCCCGTTGAAACGGGCTGACCGAACTGGAGCCACGACGCCAACCCCTCACCTATCAGCGCCATACCGACGGCGATCGGCAGTTCCCAGATCAGTTCGCGCCCGAGGAACTTCCGGCGTGCCTTCTTGACCTCCTGCGCATGCCACATGATGCGGCCGATAAATGCGCCAATCAGGGTGGTGAAGGCACCGCCGAACCATGCATCGAGCAGGCCGACGAGCGAGTTGTATTTGTCGGACATGGATTGGCCTCTACTATTTCGCGCAACCGGCCATCTGCTGGCAGGTTCGGTTATGGGATGCGATCTGGCGAGCGAACGGAAGATCGTTGGCGACGATGTACGAACGCGTTGCAGCCGATGGCGTCAGCGTCTCGAATCCCGTCCCGGTCACGTCACTCGCAGTGGTCTTGCACCCACTCGCCACCGAGATCGATGCAAATGCCGCGAGCATCAAGAGCGTTGACTTCCGCATTGGTGCGGCTCCTCTGCTGGATGATTTCGATGGAGCGCTTCAGGGCGTCGGCCCGTTCAAGGTCCCTGCCCTCGTCTCTGGCGGTAGGAAGCCACAGCAGCACGTTCAGCACCGTGAAGGTTGCAGCGGCAGCGGATGCGCCCAGAACAGCGCCAGCGGCCAACGTGAGGCGGGAGAACATCACTTGATCCCGAGCGCGTGGCGAACGGCTGGCATCGTCGCAATGGCGTAGACCGCAAAGGCGATGATCGAACCGAAGATGAGCATCTGAACGCGCCAGTCCAAGGCGACGATGTTCAGTTTCTCAAGGATCATCGCCCCCATGCCGGTCCCAGAAAAGAACCATGTCCAGAAGCGGCCGGACTTCGCCACCGGCTTTGGCCGTGGTGCTGTTGGCGCCTGACGCTCCTCGACCGGTTCACCTGCATCGACGGACAGTCCCGCCGCTTTCACACGATCGAGGATCGCTTCCACCTTCTCGGGCGAGACCAACGACTTGTTGAGTCCGTCACCGGCATAGAACGACTGCCCTCGCTTGAGATCGCGGTGAGCACCCTTCGTGGACGCAAGCACAGGCAACGAGGCCCATTCCTGTGCGAGGCGCTTGCCGAACTCGGTGCGGCTGATCTTCCCGGCCGTGAAAAGGTCATAACCACGCCGCACCAGCAGTTTGTAGGCAAGCCGGTCCTGCAGATCGGCCGTGAACAGATCCGTCCCCTTGAGCGATAGATTCGCCTTGGCGAGATCGATCAACGTGGCACGCATGAACTGCGGCGCACCGGCTGCACTGGAGCCAAATCGTTTGGTCCAGCCCTTCTGGGCGTCGACGACTTCGCCATAGGTCATGGACGTGAGTGGCTTCGGCAACTTGCCCTGGTTGTGGCCGTAGATGACATCGTAGCATTCCGGCGCCTTCATGCTCGTTTCGGTCTCGTAGACGAACGCGAGCAGAAGAGCCGCGCCCGGGGGAACGGTCCTGTCCATTGAGGTTTCCTTCGATCGTGGGTGTTGTCAGCCAGACGCGCGGGCGCGAACGCTCGCGAAGAACGCTTGTCGGTTCATGGGATTGTCCTTGGGTCAGGAGAAGTGGCGCCAGGCCATGACACCGCATAGAACAGCGGGTTACCGATGAGATCGGTCACGTTGCTGGGACAGGCCCACAGCAGGTAGTAGGCGCGCGGATAGTAAAGGGCTCAGGTCAGCGGTCTGCCCTATAAGCGGAGCAAGTCGATCTCTGAACCTCTCGTAGAAACCACAGTCATGAGGCGCTTGGGGTCTCTAACTACGAAGCCTGCTATTTCGACAATGGGCGGAAAATCCGGAGATGGAAGCGCACCATTGCGGGTGTGGTCGTTGTCCTCAAACATGCTGCATGCGCTGGATGCAGTTTGCTTAACCAGCACAGTTCCGCCCCGGCTTTTTACGGGCGACAACAGCGACCAAGCTACCAGCCATATGGGCCGGGCCGGATCGAAGTAGGCGCTATCCAACCGCTTAAGAAGGCGGGTTTTGCCCTTGAAGCACAATGATGCGTTGGTCTGGGCCATATTGACGACGGCACCCACGATCGAGCCGCGACCGCAATTCACCACTAACGCATCGCCCTCGCTCAACCGCAGAAATCTTTCCGCAAGAAGCGACGTTCGCCGTTCAACATCCCCTCCTGTCGACACATATCGAAACGGATGCACAAATTTGAAGCGCCGCGACATCCGCGCTATCGAAAGAAACGCTTTCAACCTTTCCGTCAGCTTTTTTGCCATAATCTGCTGAACCTCGCCTGATAGGTGGTGGTCGTCCTTAAACAGGGAGGCGATCGACTTTCGCGCGTAGAAACTGAGATCAGTTGCAAATGCATAGCCGTCGAAGTAAGGAATTCCTGCCTTTTTTGCTACTGATATCCAGTGCTGACGCACTGTCGTTGCGCGTGCACCTATCTGGTTTTCCTTGACGGGCAGGATCAAAACAACAGGAATTACCTTCCTCGATGAGCACCAACCAAGAACGTAGTCGAGGATCTGCGAACTTTGGGAAAGGTCATATAGATTTTTGTTCGCCGCACGCTGTTCATTGACGCAGATGTCTAGAATCAAAACGTCCATATCGACGGCGTCTAACGATGGCAATCTGTAAGGGAGCATAGTTGCGTGGCTAGAACCAAGAGAAGCATTCCCCACGATGGAAACGCCGGGTTGGGCCGCGAGAGCTGCAGCCCAACCGTCTTTGGCTACGGCATTTGATGTTCCTAGAACCCCAACCCTCAGGTCTTGCGCCGCCACACTGCTCTCCCCGCCTAACGTACGCGACCTAAAATGCCCGTTCCGGTCTTGATGTATTCATTGGAGTTCGTCTTGTCGATGTACTTCTATCCGGCCAGAGCTGGCACATACGTCATTTAGCCACCCACCCGGTCGCCGCGCCCGCACCGGTCTCCTTCACATAGAAGGAGGTTGCCGCACCGCCGTCAGTCCGGCCCCACGTCGATCCAACCGGGGCGACGATAACGGAGAGCGGCGTTCCTGAGCCGCCTGCTGCAAGCCGACCTGTTCCCGCATGACTATACGGTGCGCCCCCCGTCACCTGATTGTCGCCGATGATGATACCAGTACATCCCGAGCGAACGTCTACGCCGAATAACATGTTGCCCGTAGTTCCGTCGAGCAGGTTGCCTTCGATCGTCGCGCCGGCAGGCCCCGAAAGCATATAGATGCCGGGATAGGCGACACCGCCTACGCCGACTTTCTCGATCACGTTTCCCGTCACTGCCACGCGTTTTAGACCGTTAGCGAGCCGGATGCCCGCGATGTTAGCCGACTGGATAGTATTGCCCTGAACCTTGATGTTGGTGGAAACACCTGTTCCGGCCCACGGCAATTCGGCAGCGGTGCCACCTTCATTGATCGTCATGCCATCTTGCACGTAGCTGGCGAATTCATTCCCGGTAATATTGACGTTTGAGCAATAACGCTGCTCGATCGCGCGGGCGCGCGTGCCGATGTGCTTATTTCCGCTCACGGTCAGCTTATCGATCCAGGTGAGGAGGAAGAGCGGCTGGCCCGACTGGGGGGTGTTGTCAATAATCGTGTTGTTCGCGATCGACACGTTCTTGTGCTTCACCCACTGGGTTGCGTTCGAGCCGCTGGCGTTGCTGAACCCGACCACAGGGCCAGTCGTGCAGTCGATGAACGTGTTTCCGTCGATCACGACAATCCCATTCGCTTGAGCGACCCCGGTCAGAACGTCATTGCCATCGCGGCTAGATGCAGATGCAGCGGCAACCGATGACTTCGCCGACCCCTGCTCCCATGCTGGTATCGCTTGGGAAGCGCATGAGCGCGCCGGATGGCGACTGGAACGGCAGATCCATCCCTGTCACCTCTTGCGCGTTCATGACCATGTGCGTGTGTCGGACGCGCCGGTCGCCGGCACTGCGCCATGTGCGCGTCACCAGCGAGGCGTCACGCCCCGCCTTGTCCAAGCCCTGCTGATAGGCTTCGTGCTGCGCCACGTTGACCGACATGGCTGTTTCCGTCCGAGCGATCGTTTCCGACCGCAGCTTGACGTATCCATCGGACAGCCGCCCGATCGCCTTCTGCACGACCTCCGGCGGGAGAGCCTTGCCCTCGGAAATCGCCTTCAACACCTGCCGGTCGAAACGCTTGTCCCGCCTCGTCAGGGTGAGATATCGCTTCATCCCCTCCACGTCGCCGCCGGCGAGCGCCAAACGCGCGTTCT encodes:
- a CDS encoding sigma 54-interacting transcriptional regulator → MKFYGNDITTLAHRRLRPGFIDDPQFVSFLEALPDGAALLETDGTIKLVNSKLELLLNVARGDLVGSDLGKQARTAGPVLQKLATALQQLKRTELAGTLNSQRNVVGSLSVLRTADGGAYGALLIMREPSRHARGAEGLEKFRFQTEGVSTTNNAFAQTPGLQALVNLGSMALERGSAVLLTGESGTGKTEFAKRVSKAGEPGAPPFVHVNCGMLTDAQFDAEMFGIEPGSNLDTSTRGKLGYVEAADGGILFLDQVTDLSPTSQMKLVAFLEAQTFSRLGSAQRRQVRIQLITSTNRMLQHLVADGRFRDDLYYRIAVVPVALPPLRSQPDLIRAVTERQLQRINLGRKPTLHLSNGFWQRLLDYAYPGNIRELRNILEHAAASADDMALPDHFVAPTAPVSAAPAFRAEAAGIEASSPANFRELVQEFETWILEKSIAENGSKRSAAKALGIDIATLVRKTKRKR
- a CDS encoding ABC transporter permease: MMFLSRRTFAGFAALFSMPLVWVLLLMIVPYAIMVSVSFWTRQFPLFYPDFQFGNYAQLFSDPQYTTVILRTLKIAAMVTAGALLLGYPLAYFLVFTVKSQSLRNLLYMSVIVPLWVSYLLRAYTWKIILGTDGALNSLLVSTGIVSAPLDFFLYNQTAMVITLVYIFVPFMVMPLFAVLDNIPRRLIEASEDLGVGPFMTFWKVIFPLSLGGVIAGSTMTFCLSFGDFVAPVLVGGPDGTMVANLLQTQFGAALNWPLGSALATLVLALVLILLQLSSRLDRAGRVDLN
- a CDS encoding ABC transporter ATP-binding protein translates to MTSNPIVALSGVMKSYGAFTALHATDLTIGEGEFVTLLGPSGCGKTTTLRLIGGFEHASSGRVEIAGKDVTESPPYRRPVNTVFQDYALFPHMSVAENIGYGLSVKSNNVPAGERKRRVGEALEMVGLGGMANRRPGELSGGQRQRVAMARAIVRRPRVLLLDEPLSALDVKLREGMQVELKRLHRELGITFLMVTHDQTEALGLSDRIVVMNQGRIAQIGTPAQLYDNPATPYVADFIGATNLFEATVEDREGEFTIFRLANGHLIRSRRPLPDAALSAGRRVTVGIRPERFQTVAFDGANRLDCAVLERLFHGDRLRVELAADGIGKPLFAELSRVAVPGSGVIASGERLALHVDPIDVLAFADGDRR
- a CDS encoding ABC transporter substrate-binding protein, which produces MHKLKKFAIGALATVAMLPQTMAASAGELNILTWEGYAADGFIPKFEQASGCKVSASYVGSNDDFAAKLAAGGGVYDIITPSLDTVPMMRLAGFVAPIDTAKVEGFDGIYPEFSKHGDVAADGETWAAPLIWGSVSLIYRPDKFATKPDSIAVLFDPANKGKVSLWDDKSALFWTARYLGYDNVFDLTDEQLEAVKAKLIEQKPLIRKYWASAGELTELMANQEVYVSNAWTGLTSKDVNNLKKGFEVVEFTPKEKAEGWMDSMMLVKDTPNEDCAYKFMSFMQSADGQCGLAESTGYFPVNPKAVAGCMSDEMKKDRQVDNIEFVKSLVMWQQPKRLDKYLETWNAVKAAP
- a CDS encoding PAS domain-containing protein, with translation MTDPRPESTAPGGLLIDWIDQDGRVAAINDREARELGVDAQQIVGQALERIYGSNSAQLIKSVARGERLADPSFPVWMNSAAYDEVPMVATAYQDGARGLAVVKQVLSPATLGIGPELNERVEILSQMIGAATEACWCIEFLEPVDISLAEEEIVDRIFTNQSRWRACNEAMARLYNVPEGLDFNTQPVSRYFPDTAVNRAMVRDLVRSNYRLDHAAAVDQRHDGSEMLVENDFRAAIKDGFLIRLWGTTRDIGPHKLREQQLFDRATAMLDILSAAPDPILVIAEDGLLLAANPAAETAWGRAADQTLGRPIQDFVETRNALSKLRHASLEDEDGESECDLTMIAADNGRDIWRFRVAGIEGEMRRYVLTARRKSRRRVRALLSEVAS
- a CDS encoding phage holin family protein translates to MSDKYNSLVGLLDAWFGGAFTTLIGAFIGRIMWHAQEVKKARRKFLGRELIWELPIAVGMALIGEGLASWLQFGQPVSTGLVAALAYLGPRGAEVLFMKWFGAKVG